A region of Massilia sp. WG5 DNA encodes the following proteins:
- a CDS encoding (2Fe-2S)-binding protein: protein MSKYTLSVNGKAQPVDVEADTPLLWALRDTLGLVGTKYGCGVGACGACTVHVDGQPARACQLPVSSIGKRKITTIEGLDANAAHPLQQAWQELDVPQCGYCQSGQIMSACALLKQHPRPTAAQIDEAMAGNLCRCATYVRIRAGIQRAADIASGAPSGKGKK, encoded by the coding sequence CCGTCGACGTCGAAGCCGACACGCCCCTGCTGTGGGCCCTGCGCGACACCCTCGGCCTGGTCGGCACCAAGTACGGCTGCGGCGTCGGCGCCTGCGGTGCCTGCACCGTGCACGTGGACGGCCAGCCGGCGCGCGCCTGCCAGTTGCCGGTGTCGTCGATCGGCAAGCGCAAGATCACGACCATCGAGGGTCTCGACGCCAACGCCGCGCATCCGCTGCAGCAGGCCTGGCAGGAACTCGACGTGCCGCAGTGCGGTTATTGCCAGTCAGGACAGATCATGAGCGCCTGCGCCCTGCTCAAGCAGCATCCGCGCCCGACCGCCGCCCAGATCGACGAGGCCATGGCCGGCAACCTGTGCCGCTGCGCCACCTACGTCCGTATCCGCGCCGGCATCCAGCGCGCGGCCGATATTGCATCGGGCGCCCCGAGCGGAAAGGGCAAGAAATGA
- a CDS encoding molybdopterin cofactor-binding domain-containing protein, whose product MSTRPASVPSAPASASRRSFLRQSAAGGSLLALGLYGGGAIAAVAQAQAGSANAAAAAAGEFSPNVFIRIAQDGVVTLVSKQPEIGQGIKTSLPMVIAEELEVDWKDVRVVQGDLNPAYGPQGAGGSTSTPTNYENFHRLGATARTMLVQAASQAWGVPARECRAERGAVLHDASKRRLGYGELVKAASALPVPDPKSVRLKDPSTYRLLGTRVGGVDNDKVVAGKPLFGIDVQLPGMLYAVYVKCPVPGGRPVSANLAAIKAMPGVKDAFIVEGTENLNGLRPGVAIVANSTWNAIRARRKLVVQWDEGEGARHSWAGFLAQAQAAVRQPGVATMRRDGDVETALAGAARTVEAAYTYPFISHASMEPQNCTASFDPKDGSIELWAPTQNPGAGQALVASTFNIPKEKITLHITRSGGGFGRRLSSDFIVDAVAIAQKLKAPVKLTWMREDDLQHDHFRAGGFHFLRGGVDEQGKLVAWHNHFVTFANRVEQKEGDGSSNSVLRPGSGGSLSGDEFPGRWVPNCLLEQTPLECRIPMGPWRAPGSNVFAWVFHSFIDELAHAARRDPIAFRLDVLGDRDMVAGTGERGVPYNVARMRNVLLAVAEKSGWGKRKFARGQGAGVAFHFSHRGYVAEVAEVTVSKEGQLRVDRVVVVTDIGAQVVNLSGAENQVQGSVIDGLSTLMYPSLNIENGRIVQSNFHDYPLLRMPDTPTRIEAHFLKTDYPVTGLGEPVFPPLAPAVCNAIFAATGKRVRELPLSKTDLSWT is encoded by the coding sequence ATGAGCACCCGCCCCGCTAGCGTGCCATCCGCGCCGGCTTCGGCTTCGCGCCGCAGCTTCCTGCGCCAGTCCGCCGCCGGCGGCTCCCTGCTGGCCCTCGGCCTGTACGGCGGCGGCGCGATTGCCGCCGTGGCCCAGGCCCAGGCAGGCAGCGCCAATGCCGCCGCGGCCGCGGCCGGCGAATTCTCGCCCAACGTCTTCATCCGCATCGCCCAGGACGGCGTCGTCACCCTGGTGTCCAAGCAGCCGGAGATCGGCCAGGGCATCAAGACCTCGCTGCCGATGGTGATCGCGGAAGAGCTGGAAGTCGACTGGAAGGATGTGCGCGTGGTCCAGGGCGACCTGAACCCGGCCTACGGCCCGCAGGGCGCCGGCGGCTCGACCTCGACCCCCACCAATTACGAGAACTTCCACCGCCTGGGCGCGACTGCGCGCACGATGCTGGTCCAGGCCGCAAGCCAGGCCTGGGGCGTGCCGGCGCGCGAATGCCGCGCCGAACGCGGCGCCGTGCTGCACGACGCCTCGAAGCGCCGCCTCGGCTACGGCGAACTGGTCAAGGCCGCGTCCGCGCTGCCGGTGCCGGACCCGAAGAGCGTGCGGCTCAAGGACCCGTCCACCTACCGCCTGCTCGGCACCCGCGTGGGTGGGGTCGACAACGACAAGGTCGTGGCCGGCAAGCCGCTGTTCGGCATCGACGTCCAGCTGCCCGGCATGCTGTACGCGGTCTACGTCAAGTGCCCGGTGCCGGGCGGCCGCCCGGTGTCGGCCAACCTGGCCGCCATCAAGGCGATGCCGGGCGTGAAGGACGCCTTCATCGTCGAGGGCACCGAGAACCTGAACGGCCTGCGTCCGGGCGTGGCGATCGTCGCCAACTCGACCTGGAATGCGATCCGCGCGCGCAGGAAGCTGGTGGTCCAGTGGGACGAAGGCGAAGGCGCGCGCCATAGCTGGGCGGGCTTCCTGGCCCAGGCCCAGGCCGCCGTCAGGCAGCCGGGCGTGGCCACCATGCGCCGCGACGGCGACGTCGAGACCGCGCTGGCCGGCGCCGCCCGCACCGTCGAAGCCGCCTATACCTACCCCTTCATCTCGCACGCGAGCATGGAGCCGCAGAACTGCACCGCCTCGTTCGATCCGAAGGACGGCAGCATCGAGCTGTGGGCGCCGACCCAGAATCCGGGCGCCGGCCAGGCCCTGGTGGCCAGCACCTTCAATATCCCGAAAGAGAAGATCACGCTGCACATCACGCGCAGCGGCGGCGGCTTCGGGCGCCGCCTGTCGTCCGACTTCATCGTCGACGCGGTGGCGATCGCGCAGAAGCTCAAGGCGCCGGTCAAGCTGACCTGGATGCGCGAAGACGACCTGCAGCACGACCACTTCCGCGCCGGCGGCTTCCACTTCCTGCGCGGCGGCGTCGACGAGCAGGGCAAGCTGGTGGCCTGGCACAACCATTTCGTGACCTTCGCCAACCGCGTCGAGCAGAAGGAAGGCGACGGCAGCAGCAATAGCGTGCTGCGGCCGGGCAGCGGCGGCAGCCTGTCGGGCGACGAATTCCCCGGCCGCTGGGTTCCCAACTGCCTGCTCGAACAGACCCCGCTGGAGTGCCGCATCCCGATGGGACCATGGCGCGCGCCCGGCTCGAACGTGTTTGCCTGGGTCTTCCACAGCTTCATCGACGAGCTGGCGCATGCCGCCCGGCGCGATCCGATCGCGTTCCGCCTCGACGTCCTGGGCGACCGCGACATGGTGGCCGGCACCGGCGAGCGCGGCGTGCCCTACAACGTGGCGCGCATGCGCAATGTCTTGCTGGCGGTGGCGGAGAAGTCCGGCTGGGGCAAGCGCAAGTTCGCGCGCGGGCAAGGCGCCGGCGTGGCCTTCCACTTCAGCCACCGCGGCTATGTGGCGGAGGTGGCCGAGGTCACGGTCTCGAAGGAAGGCCAGCTGCGGGTCGACCGCGTGGTGGTGGTGACCGATATCGGTGCCCAGGTCGTCAACCTGTCCGGTGCCGAGAACCAGGTGCAGGGTTCGGTGATCGACGGTCTCTCGACGCTGATGTACCCGTCGCTGAACATCGAGAACGGCCGCATCGTGCAGAGTAATTTCCACGACTATCCGCTGCTGCGCATGCCGGACACGCCCACCAGGATCGAGGCCCATTTCCTGAAGACCGACTACCCGGTCACGGGCCTGGGCGAACCGGTGTTCCCGCCGCTGGCGCCGGCCGTCTGCAACGCGATCTTCGCCGCCACCGGCAAGCGCGTGCGCGAGCTCCCGCTCAGCAAGACGGACCTCAGCTGGACTTGA
- a CDS encoding tetratricopeptide repeat protein has protein sequence MPDPAALLQQAVALHQQGRLEQAQALYSQVLAVQPRQFDALHLSGVIARQRGDAARAAALICEALQVDASQARAHCNLGAALQDLGQAEAALQSYETALRLDPRYALAWNNRGNTLRRIKRLPEALDSYERALAQQANYPEAWCHRAIVLNDLGRHADAAASAEQALHGRPGYADALQALGNAFQALERFGDAVQAYDRALAGATPERQAEIWCARGAALKKSGELSAALDSYDRALRIRPDYGMAEHYRANVLRALGRREDAIAAYHRARALGADPAGIGFALAALGEGAPPTAAPADYVKGLFDQYAGHFDRHLVGVLGYRTPELLVSLLRAGLDTQVASALDLGCGTGLCAPLLRPLARRLAGVDLSEKMLDKARETGLYDELACADILAWLEGRHGEWELVLAADVLVYFGELAPLFGRVARALRPGGRFAFSVEALAPARENAAGYAITASNRFAHAPAYVGACAAQAGFTVMAQLDAALRKEHGADVAGMLFLLRLA, from the coding sequence GTGCCGGACCCTGCCGCCCTGCTCCAGCAAGCCGTCGCCCTGCACCAGCAGGGACGGCTGGAGCAGGCGCAGGCGCTGTACAGCCAGGTGCTCGCGGTGCAGCCGCGCCAGTTCGACGCCCTGCACCTGAGCGGCGTGATTGCGCGCCAGCGCGGCGATGCGGCGCGCGCCGCCGCGCTGATCTGCGAGGCGCTGCAGGTCGACGCCAGCCAGGCGCGCGCCCACTGCAACCTCGGCGCCGCCCTGCAGGACCTGGGCCAGGCCGAGGCGGCGCTCCAGAGTTACGAGACCGCGCTGCGCCTCGACCCGCGCTATGCGCTGGCCTGGAACAACCGCGGCAACACCCTGCGCCGCATCAAGCGCCTGCCCGAGGCGCTGGACAGCTATGAACGCGCGCTGGCGCAGCAGGCGAATTACCCGGAAGCCTGGTGCCACCGCGCCATCGTCCTGAACGACCTGGGGCGCCATGCCGACGCCGCCGCCAGCGCCGAGCAGGCTTTGCATGGCCGCCCCGGCTACGCGGACGCCCTGCAGGCGCTCGGCAACGCCTTCCAGGCGCTGGAACGGTTTGGCGACGCCGTGCAGGCCTACGACCGCGCGCTGGCGGGCGCGACGCCCGAGCGGCAGGCCGAGATCTGGTGCGCGCGCGGCGCCGCGCTCAAGAAATCCGGCGAACTGTCCGCGGCGCTGGACAGCTACGACCGCGCGCTGCGCATCCGCCCGGACTATGGGATGGCCGAACACTACCGCGCCAACGTGCTGCGCGCGCTGGGACGGCGCGAGGACGCGATCGCGGCCTATCATCGTGCGCGCGCGCTGGGCGCGGACCCGGCCGGCATCGGCTTTGCGCTGGCCGCGCTGGGCGAAGGCGCGCCGCCGACGGCCGCCCCGGCCGATTACGTGAAAGGCCTGTTCGACCAGTACGCCGGCCACTTCGACCGTCACCTGGTCGGCGTGCTGGGCTACCGCACCCCGGAGCTGCTGGTGTCCCTGCTGCGGGCCGGGCTGGATACGCAGGTGGCATCGGCCCTCGACCTGGGCTGCGGCACCGGCCTGTGCGCGCCCCTCCTGCGTCCGCTGGCGCGGCGCCTGGCCGGGGTCGACCTGTCGGAAAAGATGCTGGACAAGGCCCGCGAGACCGGCCTCTACGACGAACTGGCCTGCGCCGACATCCTCGCCTGGCTGGAAGGCCGGCACGGGGAATGGGAGCTGGTGCTGGCGGCCGACGTGCTGGTGTACTTCGGCGAACTGGCGCCGCTGTTCGGACGCGTGGCCCGCGCCTTGCGGCCGGGCGGCCGCTTCGCGTTCTCGGTGGAGGCGCTGGCGCCGGCGCGGGAGAATGCGGCCGGCTATGCGATCACGGCCTCGAACCGCTTCGCCCACGCCCCCGCGTATGTGGGGGCCTGCGCGGCGCAGGCCGGCTTCACGGTCATGGCGCAGCTCGACGCGGCGCTGCGCAAGGAGCACGGCGCGGATGTCGCCGGCATGCTCTTCCTGCTGCGCCTGGCGTAG
- a CDS encoding isochorismatase family protein has product MSAIHLDETDALLIIDLQNDFLPGGALGVAGGHEVVAPINHLIELFRAQGLPIVASRDWHPRDHCSFAAQGGPWPPHCVAGTPGAEFTAELALPDEAIVVSKADTAAVDAYSAFAGTDLAARLRALGVERVTVCGLATDYCVLNTVTDALEEGFDAILVPEAMRAVDVKPGDGTRALDRMVARGAVPVRLGELGMTALSVA; this is encoded by the coding sequence ATGAGCGCCATCCACCTCGATGAAACCGACGCCCTCCTGATCATCGACCTGCAGAACGACTTCCTGCCCGGCGGTGCGCTCGGCGTCGCCGGCGGGCACGAAGTGGTCGCGCCGATCAATCACCTGATCGAGCTGTTCCGCGCGCAGGGCCTGCCGATCGTCGCCTCGCGCGACTGGCATCCGCGGGACCACTGCTCGTTCGCGGCCCAGGGCGGGCCCTGGCCGCCGCATTGCGTGGCCGGTACGCCGGGCGCCGAATTCACCGCCGAGCTGGCGCTGCCGGACGAGGCCATCGTCGTCTCCAAGGCCGACACCGCGGCGGTCGACGCCTATTCCGCCTTCGCCGGCACCGACCTGGCGGCCCGGCTGCGCGCGCTCGGCGTGGAGCGGGTCACCGTCTGCGGGCTGGCCACCGATTACTGCGTGCTGAATACCGTGACCGATGCGCTGGAGGAGGGCTTCGACGCCATCCTGGTGCCGGAAGCGATGCGCGCGGTGGACGTCAAGCCGGGCGACGGCACGCGCGCGCTCGACCGCATGGTGGCGCGCGGTGCGGTGCCGGTGCGCCTGGGTGAACTGGGAATGACCGCCTTGTCGGTCGCCTGA
- a CDS encoding pyridoxal phosphate-dependent aminotransferase, which yields MQTSARIASSRPLATTAMHGRVESMRNAGQPVIDFSIAISHFPAPRPVLDAVAEAVERERTMPYTSVVGALDVRARLAAKLSKENGIEAKADEIIVTNGAKQALYEALYAITDPGDSVLVFKPHWPAYVATSQLLGLRPILVDLPDAITPELLDSLESPKVVIINNPHNPTGKVYTRRELEHIRAWVERIGAQVIVDESYEHLIFDGEHTSLAALCDWRKIGVVTIFSASQSYAMMGWRVGFALAPAEVVNAMQTLQGPITAAAPHLSQVAAVAAFATGAPHEMMADYRQRRDLAVRLFAEVPWIVMHAPASGPYLWGDVRSLTMDTVGFAERLIEEKKVAIMPGDALGVPGFIRLGYISDDVATLRDGIRRIVEFGDLKKK from the coding sequence ATGCAGACATCGGCCAGGATCGCATCGTCCCGCCCCCTCGCGACCACCGCCATGCACGGGCGCGTCGAAAGCATGCGCAACGCGGGGCAGCCCGTCATCGACTTCTCGATCGCGATTTCGCACTTCCCGGCCCCGCGTCCGGTGCTGGACGCGGTTGCCGAGGCCGTCGAACGCGAACGCACCATGCCCTATACCAGCGTGGTCGGGGCGCTCGACGTGCGGGCGCGCCTGGCCGCCAAGCTGAGCAAGGAAAACGGCATCGAGGCCAAAGCCGACGAGATCATCGTCACCAACGGCGCCAAGCAGGCCCTGTACGAGGCCTTGTATGCGATCACGGATCCGGGCGACAGCGTGCTGGTCTTCAAGCCGCACTGGCCGGCATATGTTGCCACGTCACAACTACTGGGGTTGCGTCCGATCCTGGTCGATCTGCCCGACGCCATCACGCCGGAACTGCTGGACAGCCTGGAAAGCCCGAAGGTCGTGATCATTAATAACCCGCACAATCCGACCGGCAAGGTGTACACTCGCCGGGAACTGGAACATATTCGTGCCTGGGTGGAACGCATCGGGGCCCAGGTGATTGTCGACGAAAGCTACGAGCACCTGATCTTCGATGGCGAACACACCAGCCTGGCTGCCTTGTGCGACTGGCGGAAGATCGGCGTCGTTACCATCTTCTCGGCTTCGCAAAGCTACGCCATGATGGGTTGGCGGGTCGGCTTCGCGCTGGCCCCGGCCGAAGTGGTCAACGCGATGCAGACGCTGCAGGGTCCCATCACGGCCGCCGCACCCCACCTGTCGCAGGTGGCGGCGGTCGCCGCCTTCGCTACCGGCGCGCCCCACGAGATGATGGCGGACTACCGCCAGCGGCGCGACCTGGCGGTGAGGCTGTTTGCCGAGGTCCCCTGGATCGTCATGCACGCGCCGGCATCCGGTCCGTACCTGTGGGGAGACGTGCGCAGCCTGACGATGGACACCGTCGGCTTCGCCGAACGGCTGATCGAAGAGAAGAAAGTGGCCATCATGCCCGGCGACGCGCTGGGTGTACCGGGCTTTATCCGCTTGGGCTACATTTCGGACGACGTGGCGACGCTGCGCGACGGCATTCGCAGGATTGTAGAATTTGGTGATTTAAAGAAAAAATAA
- a CDS encoding ATP-binding protein — MLLVALAMMPLAVMTILSGIREREHAIKASEENLRRLTGMAAANEAQSIEGARQILVDLASVPDLMGDTAKCTSLLSDVLDRNEGFVNFGLIQLNGDVTCSAVPLLHPVNLGDRSHFRRAITERRFIAGDYVFGRVIKKHTINLTYPVIDRTGKVLAVVFAAMDLEGLDTFINDINLPPGSVLATADARGTIISRRPDPERYFGSRLSSATLEAMGTAGQRAVTIRGDDGVERLHTFARVGAPALTDYTVTIGIPTDTITSAARHDQLMSLLGLAATTLLALLAAWLVGDVLIVQRVRKLMGTAERIAAGDLDARSGIDYAHEEIGNLAQALDRMAASLQKKESARSLAERELRAADQRKDEFLAMLAHELRNPLAPISTGAHLLKLLHSDNAQITQTCSIIVRQVDHMTSLVDDLLDVSRVTRGLVSLSTQVLDLNRVVDDAAEQIRPLVTARRHRLVIDLPSAPAHVKGDHKRLVQVIANLLGNSTKYTPEGGSLQLRLESDGDADVENYVLTVSDDGIGMEPALVERVFDLFTQAERTPDRSQGGLGLGLALVKSLVELHGGSVSAYSPGLGKGSTFTVRLPRYNQDVALAPQPAGEHALDGAVPLRILLVDDNVDAVHTLQLFLHSAGHQVEVAYSAGDALELAKTMSPEVCLLDIGLPDFDGNELARRLRQLAQTSNATLIAMTGYGRQQDRDASMAAGFDHYLVKPVNTTQLSDILAAAAEAGVRR; from the coding sequence ATGCTGCTGGTGGCACTGGCGATGATGCCGCTCGCAGTGATGACGATCCTGTCGGGCATACGCGAGCGCGAACACGCCATCAAGGCATCCGAGGAAAACCTGCGCCGCCTGACCGGCATGGCGGCGGCCAACGAGGCGCAGTCGATCGAAGGCGCGCGCCAGATCCTGGTCGACCTGGCCAGCGTGCCCGACCTGATGGGCGATACCGCGAAATGCACGTCGCTGCTGTCGGATGTCCTCGACCGCAACGAGGGCTTCGTCAACTTCGGCCTGATCCAGCTGAACGGCGACGTCACCTGCTCCGCCGTGCCGCTGCTGCACCCGGTCAACCTGGGCGACCGCAGCCACTTCCGCCGCGCCATCACGGAGCGCCGCTTCATCGCCGGCGACTACGTGTTCGGCCGCGTGATCAAGAAGCACACGATCAACCTGACCTATCCGGTCATCGACCGCACCGGCAAGGTCCTTGCGGTGGTATTCGCGGCGATGGACCTGGAAGGCCTGGACACCTTCATCAACGACATCAACCTGCCGCCCGGCTCGGTGCTGGCGACCGCCGACGCGCGCGGCACCATCATCTCGCGCCGTCCGGACCCGGAGCGCTATTTCGGCTCGCGGCTGTCGTCGGCCACGCTGGAGGCGATGGGGACCGCCGGCCAGCGCGCGGTGACGATCCGCGGCGACGACGGGGTCGAGCGCCTGCACACCTTCGCCCGCGTCGGCGCCCCGGCCCTGACCGACTACACCGTCACGATCGGCATCCCGACCGACACCATCACCTCGGCCGCGCGCCACGACCAGCTGATGTCGCTGCTGGGCCTGGCCGCCACCACCCTGCTGGCCCTGCTGGCCGCCTGGCTGGTCGGCGACGTCCTGATCGTGCAGCGGGTGCGCAAGCTGATGGGCACTGCCGAGCGCATCGCCGCCGGCGACCTCGATGCCCGTTCCGGCATCGACTACGCCCACGAGGAGATCGGCAACCTGGCCCAGGCCCTGGACCGCATGGCCGCCTCGCTGCAGAAGAAGGAATCGGCGCGTTCGCTGGCCGAGCGCGAGCTGCGCGCCGCCGACCAGAGGAAGGACGAGTTCCTGGCGATGCTGGCGCACGAGCTGCGCAATCCGCTGGCGCCGATCAGCACCGGCGCGCACCTGCTCAAGCTGCTGCACTCCGACAACGCCCAGATCACCCAGACCTGCTCGATCATCGTGCGCCAGGTCGACCACATGACCAGCCTGGTGGACGACCTGCTGGACGTCTCGCGGGTGACGCGCGGCCTGGTCTCGCTGTCGACCCAGGTGCTGGACCTGAACCGCGTGGTCGACGACGCCGCCGAGCAGATCCGCCCGCTCGTCACCGCGCGCCGGCACCGCCTGGTGATCGACCTGCCGTCCGCGCCGGCCCACGTCAAGGGCGACCACAAGCGCCTGGTGCAGGTGATCGCCAACCTGCTCGGCAACTCGACCAAGTACACGCCGGAGGGCGGCTCGCTCCAGCTGCGCCTCGAAAGCGACGGCGACGCTGACGTTGAGAATTATGTGCTGACCGTGTCCGACGACGGCATCGGCATGGAGCCGGCGCTGGTGGAGCGCGTGTTCGACCTGTTCACCCAGGCCGAGCGCACCCCGGACCGCTCGCAGGGCGGCCTCGGCCTGGGCCTGGCCCTGGTCAAGAGCCTGGTCGAGCTGCACGGCGGCAGCGTGTCCGCCTACAGCCCGGGCCTCGGCAAGGGCTCGACCTTCACGGTGCGCCTGCCGCGCTACAACCAGGACGTGGCGCTGGCCCCGCAGCCGGCCGGCGAACATGCACTCGACGGCGCCGTCCCGCTGCGCATCCTGCTGGTGGACGACAACGTCGACGCGGTCCACACCCTGCAGCTGTTCCTGCACTCGGCCGGGCACCAGGTCGAGGTCGCGTATTCGGCCGGCGACGCGCTGGAGCTGGCCAAGACCATGTCGCCGGAAGTCTGCCTGCTCGACATCGGCCTGCCCGACTTCGACGGCAACGAGCTGGCGCGCCGCCTGCGGCAGCTGGCCCAGACCAGCAACGCGACCCTGATCGCGATGACCGGCTACGGCCGCCAGCAGGACCGCGACGCCTCGATGGCGGCCGGCTTCGACCACTACCTGGTCAAGCCGGTCAACACCACCCAGCTGTCCGACATCCTCGCCGCAGCCGCCGAAGCCGGAGTCCGGCGCTAA
- a CDS encoding Na+/H+ antiporter — translation MESVEVVLAMLLAVVASGWMGRMLPFAVPLPLIQIALGAVISGVFGHGVTLEPDIFFLLFLPPLLFLDGWRIPKVGLFRDKGTIIELALGLVLFTVLGAGYLVHWLIPGLPLPVAFALAAIVAPTDPVAVSAITSRIPVPPRLMHIIEGESLLNDASGLVCFRFAVAAAVTGVFSPTRAGLTFLWVALAGIGAGVAVTWLISRAHGILQRRFGEDDGMPILVNLLTPFGAYLAAEHIGASGILGAVAAGVTMSYVELSGSASASTRIRRNVIWDALQFTLNGVMFVLLGEQLPDIAREALHPFDGGQPFDPWWLAGNALALSLGLVLLRFVWVWVSLRLTILNQRRLGQQEFKPRMRLILATSFAGVRGALTMAGVMTLPLTLENGAPFPGRQLAILLASAVIVVSLLLASVALPRLLRGLEVPPETSAEQEEDRARQAAVEAAVAAVERAGRAHEGEADAEMHANAYGTIAGLYTNRLRNIQLNDSASPNAQAARNIEREYRLTALRAERNTILRLGRRGDISDETARKLLREIDLVEARYRES, via the coding sequence ATGGAATCGGTCGAAGTGGTCCTGGCGATGCTGCTCGCGGTCGTCGCAAGTGGCTGGATGGGACGGATGCTGCCTTTCGCGGTGCCGCTGCCGCTGATCCAGATCGCGCTGGGCGCCGTGATCTCGGGCGTGTTCGGCCACGGCGTCACGCTCGAACCGGACATCTTCTTCCTGCTGTTCCTGCCGCCGCTGCTGTTCCTGGACGGCTGGCGCATCCCGAAGGTCGGCCTGTTCCGCGACAAGGGCACCATCATCGAGCTGGCGCTCGGCCTGGTGCTGTTCACCGTGCTCGGTGCGGGCTACCTGGTGCACTGGCTGATTCCCGGGCTGCCGCTGCCGGTCGCATTCGCGCTGGCGGCCATCGTCGCGCCGACCGATCCGGTGGCGGTGTCGGCGATCACCAGCCGGATCCCGGTGCCGCCGCGCCTGATGCACATTATCGAAGGCGAATCGCTGCTCAACGATGCCAGTGGCCTGGTGTGCTTCCGCTTCGCCGTCGCCGCCGCGGTGACCGGGGTGTTCTCCCCCACCAGGGCCGGCCTGACCTTCCTGTGGGTGGCGCTGGCCGGCATCGGCGCCGGCGTCGCCGTCACCTGGCTGATCTCGCGCGCCCACGGCATCCTGCAGCGCCGCTTCGGCGAGGACGACGGCATGCCGATCCTGGTCAACCTGCTGACGCCCTTCGGCGCCTACCTCGCGGCCGAGCATATCGGCGCCTCCGGCATCCTCGGCGCGGTGGCGGCCGGCGTCACCATGAGCTATGTGGAGCTCAGCGGCTCGGCCTCGGCTTCCACCCGCATCCGCCGCAACGTGATCTGGGACGCCCTGCAATTCACGCTGAACGGCGTGATGTTCGTGCTGCTGGGCGAGCAGCTGCCGGACATCGCGCGCGAAGCCCTGCACCCCTTCGACGGCGGCCAGCCCTTCGATCCCTGGTGGCTGGCCGGGAATGCGCTGGCCCTGAGCCTGGGCCTGGTGCTGCTGCGCTTCGTCTGGGTCTGGGTCTCGCTGCGCCTGACCATCCTGAACCAGCGGCGGCTCGGCCAGCAGGAGTTCAAGCCGCGCATGCGGCTGATCCTGGCGACTTCCTTCGCCGGCGTGCGCGGCGCCCTGACCATGGCCGGCGTAATGACGCTGCCGCTGACGCTGGAGAACGGCGCGCCCTTCCCCGGCCGCCAGCTGGCGATCCTGCTGGCCAGCGCCGTGATCGTGGTCTCGCTGCTGCTCGCCAGCGTGGCCCTGCCGCGCCTGCTGCGCGGGCTGGAGGTGCCGCCCGAGACCTCCGCCGAGCAGGAGGAGGACCGCGCCCGCCAGGCCGCCGTGGAAGCCGCGGTGGCGGCGGTGGAACGGGCCGGCCGCGCGCACGAGGGCGAAGCCGACGCCGAGATGCACGCCAACGCCTACGGCACGATCGCCGGCCTGTACACCAACCGGCTGCGCAACATCCAGCTCAACGACAGCGCCAGCCCGAACGCCCAGGCAGCGCGCAACATCGAGCGCGAATACCGCCTGACCGCGCTGCGCGCCGAGCGCAATACCATCCTGCGCCTGGGGCGGCGCGGCGACATCTCGGACGAGACGGCGCGCAAGCTGCTGCGCGAGATCGACCTGGTGGAGGCGCGCTACCGCGAGTCCTAG
- a CDS encoding response regulator, which translates to MQISSDGPSSGKAQQLPVGSGEGDAVSGALLGKLLLVDDEPDGADSAATLFRMHGLQVKVVHSAAEALQALQDDKEIGAVLTDIMMPGMTGLELAEAVRHMYPTVKIVLVSGYVLPELLKDRERNYLFVEKPYRIDTMMKVLCS; encoded by the coding sequence ATGCAAATCAGCTCGGATGGACCCAGTAGTGGAAAGGCGCAGCAACTGCCGGTAGGAAGCGGAGAGGGAGACGCCGTTTCCGGCGCCTTGTTGGGCAAGCTTCTTCTTGTCGACGATGAACCCGATGGCGCGGACAGCGCTGCCACATTGTTCCGCATGCATGGCTTGCAGGTAAAGGTGGTGCACTCCGCCGCGGAGGCATTGCAAGCCCTTCAGGACGACAAGGAAATCGGTGCCGTTTTGACGGACATAATGATGCCGGGCATGACGGGCCTGGAGCTTGCGGAAGCCGTTCGGCACATGTATCCCACCGTTAAAATCGTCTTGGTGTCGGGCTATGTATTGCCCGAGCTGCTAAAAGACCGTGAGCGAAACTACTTGTTCGTGGAAAAGCCTTATAGAATAGATACCATGATGAAGGTGCTTTGCAGCTAG